A window from Mangifera indica cultivar Alphonso unplaced genomic scaffold, CATAS_Mindica_2.1 Un_0038, whole genome shotgun sequence encodes these proteins:
- the LOC123206491 gene encoding putative pentatricopeptide repeat-containing protein At1g56570 isoform X2 produces MPLFISHSQYLYQSPYPTLSNNDKNRSRTSAVVSLPSQNTQKSTASLKTKIPILTEAKGPDKKFQIQPLIDLLRDSADEGSLKQAKAVHGFVLKSSFSDKELLILLNHVAHAYSKCSDLSSAFRVFDKMSQRNIFSWTVMIASSTENGFFLEGFKYFYQMLSYGVLPDTFAYSAIMQTSIGLECIELGRMVHAQIVIRGFHSHTFVATSLLNMYAKLRSIEDSYEVFNTMTEHNEVSWNAIISGFTLSGMHLESFDHFLRMKNGGIRANAYTLISVSKAVGQLSDIDKGKEVQSVAVELGMESDVQVGTALIDMYSNCGSPQEARAVFDSEFANFQVNMPWNAMISGYSQNGCSQEALKLYVRMCQNDIKSDVYSYCSVFNAIADLKYIQFGKQVHGMVWKSGCYMMVISVCNAIADAYAKCGALEDVKKIFYRMEERDMVSWTTLVTAHSQSLEWEEALTIFSQMREEGFRPNQFTFSSVLVSCSSLCFLEYGRQVHGLLCKAGLATDKCIESALVDMYAKCGSAREAEKVFERILNPDTVSWTAMISGYGQHGLSENALKLFKRMEQLGMKVNSVTLLCVLFACSHGGLVEQGLKYFQEMEQNYGLVPEMEHYACIVDLFGRVGRFDDAMEFIGKMPIEPSEMIWQTLLGACRVHGIVELGEIAAQKVLSVRPDSAAYILLSNTYIESGSFDDGLNLRKVMRQRGVKKEPGYSWISVQGKVHKFYSGDHQHPQKDDIYAKLEELMNNVKSMGYIPDLNIAL; encoded by the exons ATGCCTCTCTTCATTTCCCACTCCCAATATCTCTATCAATCCCCATATCCCACTCTCTCCAACAACGACAAG AATAGAAGTAGAACCTCAGCAGTCGTAAGTCTACCTTCTCAGAATACCCAGAAATCAACTGCATCCTTGAAAACCAAAATTCCCATTTTGACAGAAGCTAAAGGACCtgacaaaaagtttcaaatccaACCCTTAATTGACCTCCTACGTGACTCTGCCGATGAAGGGTCTTTGAAACAAGCTAAAGCTGTTCATGGGTTTGTGTTAAAATCCAGTTTTTCAGACAAAGAACTGTTAATTTTGTTGAATCACGTTGCCCatgcctactcgaaatgttcGGACTTAAGTTCTGCTTTTCGGGTATTTGATAAAATGTCTCAAAGAAATATATTCTCTTGGACTGTCATGATTGCTAGTTCAACAGAGAATGGATTTTTCTTGGAGgggtttaaatatttttatcaaatgcTTAGTTATGGAGTCTTACCTGATACTTTTGCGTATTCTGCAATTATGCAGACATCTATTGGTTTAGAATGTATTGAATTGGGTAGAATGGTGCATGCCCAGATTGTTATAAGAGGCTTTCATTCTCATACTTTTGTTGCTACATCTCTTCTTAACATGTATGCAAAGTTGAGGAGTATTGAGGACTCGTATGAGGTTTTCAACACCATGACAGAACATAATGAAGTTTCTTGGAATGCTATTATTTCGGGTTTTACATTAAGTGGAATGCATTTGGAATCATTTGATCATTTCCTACGAATGAAGAATGGAGGAATCAGGGCGAATGCATATACATTAATTAGTGTTTCAAAAGCCGTAGGCCAGTTAAGTGATATTGACAAAGGGAAAGAAGTTCAGTCTGTTGCTGTTGAGTTGGGCATGGAGTCTGATGTGCAGGTGGGGACAGCTCTCATTGATATGTACTCAAATTGTGGATCTCCTCAGGAAGCTAGAGCTGTTTTTGACTCAGAGTTTGCTAATTTTCAGGTGAACATGCCATGGAATGCCATGATTTCTGGTTATTCACAAAATGGGTGTAGCCAAGAAGCTTTGAAACTATATGTAAGAATGTgtcaaaatgatataaaatctgATGTTTATTCATATTGTAGTGTATTCAATGCAATTGCTGATTTAAAGTATATACAGTTTGGAAAGCAAGTTCATGGGATGGTTTGGAAATCTGGATGTTATATGATGGTTATTAGTGTTTGTAATGCAATTGCTGATGCATATGCCAAATGTGGAGCTCTTGAAGatgtaaaaaagattttttacaGGATGGAGGAGAGAGATATGGTGTCATGGACAACCCTGGTGACTGCACACTCTCAGAGCTTGGAGTGGGAGGAAGCACTGACTATTTTTTCTCAGATGAGGGAAGAAGGATTTAGACCTAACCAATTTACCTTTTCCAGTGTCCTAGTTTCTTGTTCTAGCCTTTGTTTTCTTGAGTATGGTCGGCAAGTTCATGGTCTTTTGTGCAAGGCTGGGTTGGCCACGGATAAGTGCATAGAGAGTGCTCTGGTGGacatgtatgcaaaatgtggGAGTGCAAGAGAGGCAGAGAAGGTCTTTGAAAGGATTTTAAACCCTGATACTGTCTCATGGACAGCTATGATATCGGGTTATGGGCAACATGGTCTCTCGGAGAATGCCCTTAAACTCTTCAAAAGGATGGAGCAACTAGGCATGAAGGTTAATTCTGTTACTTTACTCTGTGTTCTGTTTGCTTGCAGCCATGGAGGATTGGTAGAGCaaggattaaaatattttcaagaaatGGAACAAAATTATGGTCTGGTTCCAGAGATGGAACATTACGCTTGTATTGTTGATCTATTTGGTCGTGTGGGTCGTTTTGATGATGCAATGGAGTTTATAGGAAAGATGCCAATTGAACCTAGCGAAATGATCTGGCAGACCTTGCTGGGAGCTTGCAGAGTTCATGGCATTGTTGAGCTGGGTGAAATTGCTGCACAGAAGGTCCTTTCTGTTAGACCAGATTCAGCTGCCTACATTCTattatctaacacatatattGAGAGTGGGAGTTTTGACGATGGTCTTAACCTACGAAAAGTAATGAGACAGAGAGGTGTGAAGAAGGAACCAGGGTATAGTTGGATTTCTGTACAAGGTAAAGTTCACAAATTCTATTCGGGCGATCATCAACACCCGCAGAAGGATGACATCTATGCCAAGTTAGAAGAATTGATGAACAACGTTAAGTCCATGGGTTATATACCAGACTTGAATATTGCTTTGTGA
- the LOC123206491 gene encoding pentatricopeptide repeat-containing protein At2g27610-like isoform X5, whose translation MSISISLHFSQTFNLFELPIPLSYPKNRSRTSAVVSLPSQNTQKSTASLKTKIPILTEAKGPDKKFQIQPLIDLLRDSADEGSLKQAKAVHGFVLKSSFSDKELLILLNHVAHAYSKCSDLSSAFRVFDKMSQRNIFSWTVMIASSTENGFFLEGFKYFYQMLSYGVLPDTFAYSAIMQTSIGLECIELGRMVHAQIVIRGFHSHTFVATSLLNMYAKLRSIEDSYEVFNTMTEHNEVSWNAIISGFTLSGMHLESFDHFLRMKNGGIRANAYTLISVSKAVGQLSDIDKGKEVQSVAVELGMESDVQVNMPWNAMISGYSQNGCSQEALKLYFGKQVHGMVWKSGCYMMVISVCNAIADAYAKCGALEDVKKIFYRMEERDMVSWTTLVTAHSQSLEWEEALTIFSQMREEGFRPNQFTFSSVLVSCSSLCFLEYGRQVHGLLCKAGLATDKCIESALVDMYAKCGSAREAEKVFERILNPDTVSWTAMISGYGQHGLSENALKLFKRMEQLGMKVNSVTLLCVLFACSHGGLVEQGLKYFQEMEQNYGLVPEMEHYACIVDLFGRVGRFDDAMEFIGKMPIEPSEMIWQTLLGACRVHGIVELGEIAAQKVLSVRPDSAAYILLSNTYIESGSFDDGLNLRKVMRQRGVKKEPGYSWISVQGKVHKFYSGDHQHPQKDDIYAKLEELMNNVKSMGYIPDLNIAL comes from the exons ATGAGCATCTCCATAAGTCTTCATTTTtctcaaacttttaacttattcGAACTGCCAATACCACTTTCCTATCCTAAA AATAGAAGTAGAACCTCAGCAGTCGTAAGTCTACCTTCTCAGAATACCCAGAAATCAACTGCATCCTTGAAAACCAAAATTCCCATTTTGACAGAAGCTAAAGGACCtgacaaaaagtttcaaatccaACCCTTAATTGACCTCCTACGTGACTCTGCCGATGAAGGGTCTTTGAAACAAGCTAAAGCTGTTCATGGGTTTGTGTTAAAATCCAGTTTTTCAGACAAAGAACTGTTAATTTTGTTGAATCACGTTGCCCatgcctactcgaaatgttcGGACTTAAGTTCTGCTTTTCGGGTATTTGATAAAATGTCTCAAAGAAATATATTCTCTTGGACTGTCATGATTGCTAGTTCAACAGAGAATGGATTTTTCTTGGAGgggtttaaatatttttatcaaatgcTTAGTTATGGAGTCTTACCTGATACTTTTGCGTATTCTGCAATTATGCAGACATCTATTGGTTTAGAATGTATTGAATTGGGTAGAATGGTGCATGCCCAGATTGTTATAAGAGGCTTTCATTCTCATACTTTTGTTGCTACATCTCTTCTTAACATGTATGCAAAGTTGAGGAGTATTGAGGACTCGTATGAGGTTTTCAACACCATGACAGAACATAATGAAGTTTCTTGGAATGCTATTATTTCGGGTTTTACATTAAGTGGAATGCATTTGGAATCATTTGATCATTTCCTACGAATGAAGAATGGAGGAATCAGGGCGAATGCATATACATTAATTAGTGTTTCAAAAGCCGTAGGCCAGTTAAGTGATATTGACAAAGGGAAAGAAGTTCAGTCTGTTGCTGTTGAGTTGGGCATGGAGTCTGATGTGCAG GTGAACATGCCATGGAATGCCATGATTTCTGGTTATTCACAAAATGGGTGTAGCCAAGAAGCTTTGAAACTATAT TTTGGAAAGCAAGTTCATGGGATGGTTTGGAAATCTGGATGTTATATGATGGTTATTAGTGTTTGTAATGCAATTGCTGATGCATATGCCAAATGTGGAGCTCTTGAAGatgtaaaaaagattttttacaGGATGGAGGAGAGAGATATGGTGTCATGGACAACCCTGGTGACTGCACACTCTCAGAGCTTGGAGTGGGAGGAAGCACTGACTATTTTTTCTCAGATGAGGGAAGAAGGATTTAGACCTAACCAATTTACCTTTTCCAGTGTCCTAGTTTCTTGTTCTAGCCTTTGTTTTCTTGAGTATGGTCGGCAAGTTCATGGTCTTTTGTGCAAGGCTGGGTTGGCCACGGATAAGTGCATAGAGAGTGCTCTGGTGGacatgtatgcaaaatgtggGAGTGCAAGAGAGGCAGAGAAGGTCTTTGAAAGGATTTTAAACCCTGATACTGTCTCATGGACAGCTATGATATCGGGTTATGGGCAACATGGTCTCTCGGAGAATGCCCTTAAACTCTTCAAAAGGATGGAGCAACTAGGCATGAAGGTTAATTCTGTTACTTTACTCTGTGTTCTGTTTGCTTGCAGCCATGGAGGATTGGTAGAGCaaggattaaaatattttcaagaaatGGAACAAAATTATGGTCTGGTTCCAGAGATGGAACATTACGCTTGTATTGTTGATCTATTTGGTCGTGTGGGTCGTTTTGATGATGCAATGGAGTTTATAGGAAAGATGCCAATTGAACCTAGCGAAATGATCTGGCAGACCTTGCTGGGAGCTTGCAGAGTTCATGGCATTGTTGAGCTGGGTGAAATTGCTGCACAGAAGGTCCTTTCTGTTAGACCAGATTCAGCTGCCTACATTCTattatctaacacatatattGAGAGTGGGAGTTTTGACGATGGTCTTAACCTACGAAAAGTAATGAGACAGAGAGGTGTGAAGAAGGAACCAGGGTATAGTTGGATTTCTGTACAAGGTAAAGTTCACAAATTCTATTCGGGCGATCATCAACACCCGCAGAAGGATGACATCTATGCCAAGTTAGAAGAATTGATGAACAACGTTAAGTCCATGGGTTATATACCAGACTTGAATATTGCTTTGTGA
- the LOC123206491 gene encoding pentatricopeptide repeat-containing protein At2g27610-like isoform X7, with product MPLFISHSQYLYQSPYPTLSNNDKLRSIEDSYEVFNTMTEHNEVSWNAIISGFTLSGMHLESFDHFLRMKNGGIRANAYTLISVSKAVGQLSDIDKGKEVQSVAVELGMESDVQVGTALIDMYSNCGSPQEARAVFDSEFANFQVNMPWNAMISGYSQNGCSQEALKLYVRMCQNDIKSDVYSYCSVFNAIADLKYIQFGKQVHGMVWKSGCYMMVISVCNAIADAYAKCGALEDVKKIFYRMEERDMVSWTTLVTAHSQSLEWEEALTIFSQMREEGFRPNQFTFSSVLVSCSSLCFLEYGRQVHGLLCKAGLATDKCIESALVDMYAKCGSAREAEKVFERILNPDTVSWTAMISGYGQHGLSENALKLFKRMEQLGMKVNSVTLLCVLFACSHGGLVEQGLKYFQEMEQNYGLVPEMEHYACIVDLFGRVGRFDDAMEFIGKMPIEPSEMIWQTLLGACRVHGIVELGEIAAQKVLSVRPDSAAYILLSNTYIESGSFDDGLNLRKVMRQRGVKKEPGYSWISVQGKVHKFYSGDHQHPQKDDIYAKLEELMNNVKSMGYIPDLNIAL from the exons ATGCCTCTCTTCATTTCCCACTCCCAATATCTCTATCAATCCCCATATCCCACTCTCTCCAACAACGACAAG TTGAGGAGTATTGAGGACTCGTATGAGGTTTTCAACACCATGACAGAACATAATGAAGTTTCTTGGAATGCTATTATTTCGGGTTTTACATTAAGTGGAATGCATTTGGAATCATTTGATCATTTCCTACGAATGAAGAATGGAGGAATCAGGGCGAATGCATATACATTAATTAGTGTTTCAAAAGCCGTAGGCCAGTTAAGTGATATTGACAAAGGGAAAGAAGTTCAGTCTGTTGCTGTTGAGTTGGGCATGGAGTCTGATGTGCAGGTGGGGACAGCTCTCATTGATATGTACTCAAATTGTGGATCTCCTCAGGAAGCTAGAGCTGTTTTTGACTCAGAGTTTGCTAATTTTCAGGTGAACATGCCATGGAATGCCATGATTTCTGGTTATTCACAAAATGGGTGTAGCCAAGAAGCTTTGAAACTATATGTAAGAATGTgtcaaaatgatataaaatctgATGTTTATTCATATTGTAGTGTATTCAATGCAATTGCTGATTTAAAGTATATACAGTTTGGAAAGCAAGTTCATGGGATGGTTTGGAAATCTGGATGTTATATGATGGTTATTAGTGTTTGTAATGCAATTGCTGATGCATATGCCAAATGTGGAGCTCTTGAAGatgtaaaaaagattttttacaGGATGGAGGAGAGAGATATGGTGTCATGGACAACCCTGGTGACTGCACACTCTCAGAGCTTGGAGTGGGAGGAAGCACTGACTATTTTTTCTCAGATGAGGGAAGAAGGATTTAGACCTAACCAATTTACCTTTTCCAGTGTCCTAGTTTCTTGTTCTAGCCTTTGTTTTCTTGAGTATGGTCGGCAAGTTCATGGTCTTTTGTGCAAGGCTGGGTTGGCCACGGATAAGTGCATAGAGAGTGCTCTGGTGGacatgtatgcaaaatgtggGAGTGCAAGAGAGGCAGAGAAGGTCTTTGAAAGGATTTTAAACCCTGATACTGTCTCATGGACAGCTATGATATCGGGTTATGGGCAACATGGTCTCTCGGAGAATGCCCTTAAACTCTTCAAAAGGATGGAGCAACTAGGCATGAAGGTTAATTCTGTTACTTTACTCTGTGTTCTGTTTGCTTGCAGCCATGGAGGATTGGTAGAGCaaggattaaaatattttcaagaaatGGAACAAAATTATGGTCTGGTTCCAGAGATGGAACATTACGCTTGTATTGTTGATCTATTTGGTCGTGTGGGTCGTTTTGATGATGCAATGGAGTTTATAGGAAAGATGCCAATTGAACCTAGCGAAATGATCTGGCAGACCTTGCTGGGAGCTTGCAGAGTTCATGGCATTGTTGAGCTGGGTGAAATTGCTGCACAGAAGGTCCTTTCTGTTAGACCAGATTCAGCTGCCTACATTCTattatctaacacatatattGAGAGTGGGAGTTTTGACGATGGTCTTAACCTACGAAAAGTAATGAGACAGAGAGGTGTGAAGAAGGAACCAGGGTATAGTTGGATTTCTGTACAAGGTAAAGTTCACAAATTCTATTCGGGCGATCATCAACACCCGCAGAAGGATGACATCTATGCCAAGTTAGAAGAATTGATGAACAACGTTAAGTCCATGGGTTATATACCAGACTTGAATATTGCTTTGTGA
- the LOC123206491 gene encoding pentatricopeptide repeat-containing protein At2g27610-like isoform X3, protein MSISISLHFSQTFNLFELPIPLSYPKNRSRTSAVVSLPSQNTQKSTASLKTKIPILTEAKGPDKKFQIQPLIDLLRDSADEGSLKQAKAVHGFVLKSSFSDKELLILLNHVAHAYSKCSDLSSAFRVFDKMSQRNIFSWTVMIASSTENGFFLEGFKYFYQMLSYGVLPDTFAYSAIMQTSIGLECIELGRMVHAQIVIRGFHSHTFVATSLLNMYAKLRSIEDSYEVFNTMTEHNEVSWNAIISGFTLSGMHLESFDHFLRMKNGGIRANAYTLISVSKAVGQLSDIDKGKEVQSVAVELGMESDVQVGTALIDMYSNCGSPQEARAVFDSEFANFQVNMPWNAMISGYSQNGCSQEALKLYFGKQVHGMVWKSGCYMMVISVCNAIADAYAKCGALEDVKKIFYRMEERDMVSWTTLVTAHSQSLEWEEALTIFSQMREEGFRPNQFTFSSVLVSCSSLCFLEYGRQVHGLLCKAGLATDKCIESALVDMYAKCGSAREAEKVFERILNPDTVSWTAMISGYGQHGLSENALKLFKRMEQLGMKVNSVTLLCVLFACSHGGLVEQGLKYFQEMEQNYGLVPEMEHYACIVDLFGRVGRFDDAMEFIGKMPIEPSEMIWQTLLGACRVHGIVELGEIAAQKVLSVRPDSAAYILLSNTYIESGSFDDGLNLRKVMRQRGVKKEPGYSWISVQGKVHKFYSGDHQHPQKDDIYAKLEELMNNVKSMGYIPDLNIAL, encoded by the exons ATGAGCATCTCCATAAGTCTTCATTTTtctcaaacttttaacttattcGAACTGCCAATACCACTTTCCTATCCTAAA AATAGAAGTAGAACCTCAGCAGTCGTAAGTCTACCTTCTCAGAATACCCAGAAATCAACTGCATCCTTGAAAACCAAAATTCCCATTTTGACAGAAGCTAAAGGACCtgacaaaaagtttcaaatccaACCCTTAATTGACCTCCTACGTGACTCTGCCGATGAAGGGTCTTTGAAACAAGCTAAAGCTGTTCATGGGTTTGTGTTAAAATCCAGTTTTTCAGACAAAGAACTGTTAATTTTGTTGAATCACGTTGCCCatgcctactcgaaatgttcGGACTTAAGTTCTGCTTTTCGGGTATTTGATAAAATGTCTCAAAGAAATATATTCTCTTGGACTGTCATGATTGCTAGTTCAACAGAGAATGGATTTTTCTTGGAGgggtttaaatatttttatcaaatgcTTAGTTATGGAGTCTTACCTGATACTTTTGCGTATTCTGCAATTATGCAGACATCTATTGGTTTAGAATGTATTGAATTGGGTAGAATGGTGCATGCCCAGATTGTTATAAGAGGCTTTCATTCTCATACTTTTGTTGCTACATCTCTTCTTAACATGTATGCAAAGTTGAGGAGTATTGAGGACTCGTATGAGGTTTTCAACACCATGACAGAACATAATGAAGTTTCTTGGAATGCTATTATTTCGGGTTTTACATTAAGTGGAATGCATTTGGAATCATTTGATCATTTCCTACGAATGAAGAATGGAGGAATCAGGGCGAATGCATATACATTAATTAGTGTTTCAAAAGCCGTAGGCCAGTTAAGTGATATTGACAAAGGGAAAGAAGTTCAGTCTGTTGCTGTTGAGTTGGGCATGGAGTCTGATGTGCAGGTGGGGACAGCTCTCATTGATATGTACTCAAATTGTGGATCTCCTCAGGAAGCTAGAGCTGTTTTTGACTCAGAGTTTGCTAATTTTCAGGTGAACATGCCATGGAATGCCATGATTTCTGGTTATTCACAAAATGGGTGTAGCCAAGAAGCTTTGAAACTATAT TTTGGAAAGCAAGTTCATGGGATGGTTTGGAAATCTGGATGTTATATGATGGTTATTAGTGTTTGTAATGCAATTGCTGATGCATATGCCAAATGTGGAGCTCTTGAAGatgtaaaaaagattttttacaGGATGGAGGAGAGAGATATGGTGTCATGGACAACCCTGGTGACTGCACACTCTCAGAGCTTGGAGTGGGAGGAAGCACTGACTATTTTTTCTCAGATGAGGGAAGAAGGATTTAGACCTAACCAATTTACCTTTTCCAGTGTCCTAGTTTCTTGTTCTAGCCTTTGTTTTCTTGAGTATGGTCGGCAAGTTCATGGTCTTTTGTGCAAGGCTGGGTTGGCCACGGATAAGTGCATAGAGAGTGCTCTGGTGGacatgtatgcaaaatgtggGAGTGCAAGAGAGGCAGAGAAGGTCTTTGAAAGGATTTTAAACCCTGATACTGTCTCATGGACAGCTATGATATCGGGTTATGGGCAACATGGTCTCTCGGAGAATGCCCTTAAACTCTTCAAAAGGATGGAGCAACTAGGCATGAAGGTTAATTCTGTTACTTTACTCTGTGTTCTGTTTGCTTGCAGCCATGGAGGATTGGTAGAGCaaggattaaaatattttcaagaaatGGAACAAAATTATGGTCTGGTTCCAGAGATGGAACATTACGCTTGTATTGTTGATCTATTTGGTCGTGTGGGTCGTTTTGATGATGCAATGGAGTTTATAGGAAAGATGCCAATTGAACCTAGCGAAATGATCTGGCAGACCTTGCTGGGAGCTTGCAGAGTTCATGGCATTGTTGAGCTGGGTGAAATTGCTGCACAGAAGGTCCTTTCTGTTAGACCAGATTCAGCTGCCTACATTCTattatctaacacatatattGAGAGTGGGAGTTTTGACGATGGTCTTAACCTACGAAAAGTAATGAGACAGAGAGGTGTGAAGAAGGAACCAGGGTATAGTTGGATTTCTGTACAAGGTAAAGTTCACAAATTCTATTCGGGCGATCATCAACACCCGCAGAAGGATGACATCTATGCCAAGTTAGAAGAATTGATGAACAACGTTAAGTCCATGGGTTATATACCAGACTTGAATATTGCTTTGTGA
- the LOC123206491 gene encoding pentatricopeptide repeat-containing protein At2g27610-like isoform X6 has protein sequence MPLFISHSQYLYQSPYPTLSNNDKTSIGLECIELGRMVHAQIVIRGFHSHTFVATSLLNMYAKLRSIEDSYEVFNTMTEHNEVSWNAIISGFTLSGMHLESFDHFLRMKNGGIRANAYTLISVSKAVGQLSDIDKGKEVQSVAVELGMESDVQVGTALIDMYSNCGSPQEARAVFDSEFANFQVNMPWNAMISGYSQNGCSQEALKLYVRMCQNDIKSDVYSYCSVFNAIADLKYIQFGKQVHGMVWKSGCYMMVISVCNAIADAYAKCGALEDVKKIFYRMEERDMVSWTTLVTAHSQSLEWEEALTIFSQMREEGFRPNQFTFSSVLVSCSSLCFLEYGRQVHGLLCKAGLATDKCIESALVDMYAKCGSAREAEKVFERILNPDTVSWTAMISGYGQHGLSENALKLFKRMEQLGMKVNSVTLLCVLFACSHGGLVEQGLKYFQEMEQNYGLVPEMEHYACIVDLFGRVGRFDDAMEFIGKMPIEPSEMIWQTLLGACRVHGIVELGEIAAQKVLSVRPDSAAYILLSNTYIESGSFDDGLNLRKVMRQRGVKKEPGYSWISVQGKVHKFYSGDHQHPQKDDIYAKLEELMNNVKSMGYIPDLNIAL, from the exons ATGCCTCTCTTCATTTCCCACTCCCAATATCTCTATCAATCCCCATATCCCACTCTCTCCAACAACGACAAG ACATCTATTGGTTTAGAATGTATTGAATTGGGTAGAATGGTGCATGCCCAGATTGTTATAAGAGGCTTTCATTCTCATACTTTTGTTGCTACATCTCTTCTTAACATGTATGCAAAGTTGAGGAGTATTGAGGACTCGTATGAGGTTTTCAACACCATGACAGAACATAATGAAGTTTCTTGGAATGCTATTATTTCGGGTTTTACATTAAGTGGAATGCATTTGGAATCATTTGATCATTTCCTACGAATGAAGAATGGAGGAATCAGGGCGAATGCATATACATTAATTAGTGTTTCAAAAGCCGTAGGCCAGTTAAGTGATATTGACAAAGGGAAAGAAGTTCAGTCTGTTGCTGTTGAGTTGGGCATGGAGTCTGATGTGCAGGTGGGGACAGCTCTCATTGATATGTACTCAAATTGTGGATCTCCTCAGGAAGCTAGAGCTGTTTTTGACTCAGAGTTTGCTAATTTTCAGGTGAACATGCCATGGAATGCCATGATTTCTGGTTATTCACAAAATGGGTGTAGCCAAGAAGCTTTGAAACTATATGTAAGAATGTgtcaaaatgatataaaatctgATGTTTATTCATATTGTAGTGTATTCAATGCAATTGCTGATTTAAAGTATATACAGTTTGGAAAGCAAGTTCATGGGATGGTTTGGAAATCTGGATGTTATATGATGGTTATTAGTGTTTGTAATGCAATTGCTGATGCATATGCCAAATGTGGAGCTCTTGAAGatgtaaaaaagattttttacaGGATGGAGGAGAGAGATATGGTGTCATGGACAACCCTGGTGACTGCACACTCTCAGAGCTTGGAGTGGGAGGAAGCACTGACTATTTTTTCTCAGATGAGGGAAGAAGGATTTAGACCTAACCAATTTACCTTTTCCAGTGTCCTAGTTTCTTGTTCTAGCCTTTGTTTTCTTGAGTATGGTCGGCAAGTTCATGGTCTTTTGTGCAAGGCTGGGTTGGCCACGGATAAGTGCATAGAGAGTGCTCTGGTGGacatgtatgcaaaatgtggGAGTGCAAGAGAGGCAGAGAAGGTCTTTGAAAGGATTTTAAACCCTGATACTGTCTCATGGACAGCTATGATATCGGGTTATGGGCAACATGGTCTCTCGGAGAATGCCCTTAAACTCTTCAAAAGGATGGAGCAACTAGGCATGAAGGTTAATTCTGTTACTTTACTCTGTGTTCTGTTTGCTTGCAGCCATGGAGGATTGGTAGAGCaaggattaaaatattttcaagaaatGGAACAAAATTATGGTCTGGTTCCAGAGATGGAACATTACGCTTGTATTGTTGATCTATTTGGTCGTGTGGGTCGTTTTGATGATGCAATGGAGTTTATAGGAAAGATGCCAATTGAACCTAGCGAAATGATCTGGCAGACCTTGCTGGGAGCTTGCAGAGTTCATGGCATTGTTGAGCTGGGTGAAATTGCTGCACAGAAGGTCCTTTCTGTTAGACCAGATTCAGCTGCCTACATTCTattatctaacacatatattGAGAGTGGGAGTTTTGACGATGGTCTTAACCTACGAAAAGTAATGAGACAGAGAGGTGTGAAGAAGGAACCAGGGTATAGTTGGATTTCTGTACAAGGTAAAGTTCACAAATTCTATTCGGGCGATCATCAACACCCGCAGAAGGATGACATCTATGCCAAGTTAGAAGAATTGATGAACAACGTTAAGTCCATGGGTTATATACCAGACTTGAATATTGCTTTGTGA